The genomic stretch GATTTCCCGGATACGGGAAATGTCTTTACCTTGGGACCATTCTTCCCGAGAAATATCTTCAGTGAGAAACGCATCCGCCAGAGAACCGCTTTTCCCGGCCAGCAGCCGCAGGCCATAGAGAACATCGGCATCCAATCCGCATAAAGGGGACAGGAGCACGGCGGTGAAGAGAACCTGGTCTTCGGGATGAGAGAGCCAGCCCAGCAGGTTGGCGATATCGCATGCTTCGGGACTGGCGAGCGGATTTCCCCCGGCCAGATTTACAAAAGGGATGCCCCGGCGCAGGAAAGCCTCCTCATATCTTCCGGTCTGAGTCCCTTTACGGAGGAGAAGTGCCATCTGCCCGCAGGAATAACCGTATGTTTCCCGCAATTCCTCAGCTTTTGCGGCAATAAAATCACCTTCCAGGGAGCGGCAGGCATCCGCATTCCCCGCATCGAACACCACAATCTCTACAGGAGAGCAATGGTCATTCCCCTTCCGGTACGATTTCATATCCGAATAAACGGCATCGAAAGGGTTTTCCGGGTCATCCCGGCCCATTATCCGGCCGAAAGTATGATTGATGAAGCCGATAATCACCGGAGTACTCCGGTAATTGACCTTGAGAGGTTTGAAGTCCACGCTCGGACGGGCGGTGAATGCATTAAAAACAGCCACATCCGCCCCGCGGAACCGGTATATGGATTGTTTCGGATCCCCGACGGTAAACAGTTTCGCCGAAGAATTCCCGGCAATCATCCGTAGAATGTCAAGCTGAAGGCTGTCGGTATCCTGGAACTCATCCACGAGAATATGTTTGAACGAACCGGACACTTTCCGGCAGACATCTGCATGACGGCGGAGCAGACGCCAGGTTTCGATCAGGGTATCGTCATGGTCAAGGTACGACTGCGATTTTTTCAACCGGAGGAAATGCTCATCGAGTTTCACATATTCCTCGATCAGGCAGGAAACCACCAGGGGTGTGATGTCCTTTTCCTGGCGGTAGTAGGAGCTGACAAGGTCGAGAAATTCCAGATACTCCCTTATCCCGCCTTTCACCTGTTCGGCGCTGATGCCCTGATCCGTCCAGGCATCCTTTATTTTTTTGTTCAGACGGGGCAGCTTTGGCGGTATCAGTGCAATCACTTCCCGAAGGAATGCCTCATCCACGCGGTCATTTTCAACCATTTCCCTGATCTGTACTGAGCCTTCAAGTATATCGGGAAGCATACTAGAGAGGCTGTCTTCACCTGGGCGGATGGCATGAAAATCCCGTAATCTCGTTTCGAAACTCTCCAGATTTTTCAGTATAAACTGCCGGTATTGGGACCGTAGTATTTCAGGAGAGGGAACTCCATGCACGTCCAGCCATTTTACCACCTCCACCCGCCGGGAAAGGAGCTGGGTGAGAATTCGCCTCAATCCCTGGAAACCGAGCGCCCGAACGAGAATACCAATACGCTCGGGATCCTCATCGAGACGGGATTTGAGAAATCCGGACAAAGCCTCCGCCTGAAACCGCGAGGAAAAGGTATCATCCAGGATTTCAAACTGCGGATCGACTCCGGCCTGCACGGGATAAGCCCGCAGGATATTATTACAGAAAGCATGGATGGTCGAAATGGGGGCGGAATAGATTTTTTCCGCCGTTTCATGCCACAGTGCGGCGGTATCAGGATACTGTTCAGCCAGTTCCAAAGCTTTCTGAGCGATACGGGCTTTCATCTGGTCGGCGGCCTTGTTGGTGAATGTAATGGCGGCTATTTCTGAAAGAGAAATCTGTTCGCTGTTCACCAGGTAAAGGTATCTTCCCACCAGGACCCTTGTTTTTCCGGAACCTGCGCCTGAGCAGACTGCCACCTCGTCCGCCTGTGACGTCGCGGCAAGTTTCTGTTCGCTGTCCAGGTCACGAATCGGCATATTCACTCTCCTCCCCGGAGATTTCCCTTCCTCCCCTGCATAGCAGGCGAAAATCACACCAGCGGGAATCTCTGCACTCGCCGGGAGGATACTCCCCCCTCCGTATTCTACCAACCGATGTGTGTGCGCTCTCACAGGCCATCCGGATATATTCCGCCCAATCATCGCCTGTAACGGGCTTCCTTTCGGCTTTATAGCAGACATGGGCCATCTCGCGCAGGTTATAGAATACACCATCATGGATGCTGCTGCCCGGAACGATCTGCTCAGTCGCCGCTTTCAAATAAAGAGGCGCCTGGAGGGCCTTACCGGAAACCAAATCTGAAAGCGATGCTTTGCAGTCTCCGGTCTTGTAATCTATGATACGGATACGGGGAGGCGTTTCGTTCGCATCGATGTCGATACGATCGATGCGGCCTGAAACCAGGACCAGGTCGCTTCCTTTTTCAAGACGAAGCGGAGGATATGGAGTTGCACAGGAGAAACTTTCAAGCCCGAAACCGGTCTCAAGAAAGAAGGGCCGAAAAGGTGCGGAGGAAAAGTATTCGGCCTCGTTTTCGAGAAAATATTCCATCCAGGCAAGAAGGAATTTTTTCTCGGCCAGCATCACCACCGGATGGAGTCCTGCAAAGGCATCGGCCTTTTCCGCGAACACCTGCCCGCTGATTTCCCTTATCAGGCTCTTCATGTCGTTGAGTTCATCCCGGCTGAAACCCGCCCGGCCCAGAGAGATGCACCGCCGGTAAAACCGGGCCAGGATTTCATGGATGAGGATGCCCCGGTCAGACGCTTCCACCTCGCCGATAGTTTCCCTATCCACCCGAAGCCGGAGAATACGGGCGAGGAAGAACCTGACCGGGCAGGAGGCATATTCTTCCAGTTCGGAAACGGAATACACCCGCCCGCCTCCCCACTCCCGGCTGACCGATTCGAGAAGAGCCGGGCTCTCAAGGATAAGTTCAGGTTCTTTTTGCATCCTGCTCCAGACGGCTAAAGACAGCTCCAGGCGGGCTGCGGCGGACTGGTCCCTCCTGCGCTGACCGGCGAGAATGACGGGGGCAAGTTCCGGATTCGCTTTCATCGCACGAATGATCTGCTCATCCCTGCCGCGGCGGTCGCAATACCCTCCCTCCCAGGCAGCGCCGGGGACTCCGCGATGAAAAGCATTCAGGCACCATGAAGCCGTATTCCCGCGAATCTCCCTTAGATAGGGTGAAACGGCCGGATCCCCGCCCTCATTGTCGATGCCGGGGAATGTCAGAAATAATTGTTCCGCGCCGTGCATGGACAGGTAAAAGAGGAGACTGTCCTCAGATTCGGCGTGCTTAAGCATCTCACGGGCGTATACCGGATCATGGAGAGAGAAACCGCCTTGTCTTCCGGCGAAAGGCCTGTTATCCAGACCAGTGAGAAACACGATCCTGCGGGTGGCATAACGGGCATGGTTCACGTCGGCCAAAAGCACCCCTTTTCCTGCGCAGGGCTGTTCGATAATGAAGGCATCCCGGAGAAACAAAACGAGAAGGCGATGCAATTCAGTAACTTTCACCATTTTACGAAGGGGGGAATAGAACCGGGCGAATGCATCGAGAAGCTCCTTTAGGCGCTCGAATGCCGCGGCTTCCGAAAGCGCGCACTCAGGGTCTCCGCCGCCGTCCAGATTATTCCGGATGTTGAGCCATTCGATCATTCTCTTCACACTGGATATGAAGCCTTCGGGAGAATCAATATCGGCAAGCATGCAGCTCCAGCCGCGGTCATCCGTCTCCGGGCCGGCGGGTGTTCCGGTTTTCCGTGTCCGGTCGCCGGTGTATTGCGAGGAGAGAACTCCCGCCGCCAGCTCATCGTCATCCGGGTGAATGGAGGACTGGATCGCATCGAGAACGACCCTAACCACGGGATGAGTGGAAAGCGGACGCCGAACTCCTCCTTCCACTTGAATCCCATTCTTCCGCAGGGCGATGTCCAGGGGAGTTCCATAGCCCGGCCTTGACCGTGCGACAATCATGATGTCATGATGTTCCCAGATACCCCGGGCGATCTTATCCCGTATGAAGCCCGCGATCCACCCGGCTTCGGCTTCTTCGCTGCGAAAGGTATGAATCTGCACATCGCCGGGAGTTACGGTCCCTGTCCAGGTTCCGCCGCGGAAACCCCGCACGACCACACCTGTACCGCCTTCTTTTTTGGAATCTACCCGGACAACCCTCCCTCCCAGCTCTTCCAGACGGGAACGGAGTTTACCGGGCAGGTCAAAAAGTTGAGGCCGCGAAGGATCATCCGGAATACTCACCGCGCTCCGGCTGAAACCGGCCATGAGCCGGGAGATGAACTGAAACTGCCTCTCGGTAAGGTCATAGAAACCGTGGGCGATGAGCGGCCCACCGAACCCCTGTGAGAACCGCTCCGCCCGGTCGTCCGAAAGCGCCATCATCACTACGCCTTCATGGTCGGCGGCCCGGAGCCGTTTCAGGTGCACATCGTACGCGGCGGCGACAGCCTCTATTTCACGGGCGCGGATGAAGGTTTTATCCGTGCTGCGGATATCTGCAAGATACAAAAGAATGGTATTGATAAAACCGGGATACCCGGCAATTGTGGAATAATAGGAGCTCCGGCCGATACGGCTCGCTGCAAGCTCTCCGGCCAGGGCTCGTTTTACCGGGGGATCTATCATTTCGGCAGCGACACCGGCTTGAGACAGGATGGCCAGAGCAAGTCCCTCCATCGTATAGACCCGGTGGCCGGTGAATCCGTTTCCGGATAGCACGGCCAGTTTCCTCTCCAGTGCGGCAACCGAGCCGCTGTCGGGAACCACGGCGCAGACCGGCCCCAGACGGAGGGGGGTCCGTTTCAAAAGGGCGTCGAGATTGGCTTCCGGGTCGGGTCCGGCAAAGATGGTAAGATTCATGGTATTCCCAGGTTCAGGTAAACGGGAAATAATCGTTTATTTCTTGAAATATACGGGAAAAAGGGCTGAGGTGAAACAGGAAAGCGGGGCTTTCACCGGACTTCCTATGCAAAATTGTCTGACGGATGGTCAGGATGGAAGGATGACCGGGAAAAAGATTTCCTGGCCATCCCCTATATTTTTACATCAATATTTTGTAACTCTTTATGATGCTTATCTTTCCACGAAAATATATTCTTGAAAATATTCTCTGGTTCAAGTCCTCGTGAAGGACTAATCCCCCCTGTCCTTCGGACATCCCCCCTTGTTAAGGGGGGAATCATGTTAGCAGGCAGCTTTTACCCCCTTAATAAGGGGGTCGCCGCTTTATGCGGCGGGGGGATTTTATCTAAAGAGAAGATAAGTGATATGGCATGCCTATCGCCGAATAAAAAATGGAAGGATGACCGGGAAAAAGATTAGTCCTTGCAAATCAGTAAAATTTCATATTTTTTTAAACTATTTTCTTTTTTCGGGTGTCAAACAGGCATAAAAAAGAAAGACAAGGCGAAGGGTGACAATAACCGGAACCGGGGAAAAACACGATTTATACAGAGCTTCTCATCGAATACCGGAAAATATAAATGTATATCCCGGTTTCCACGAAAACTTTGAAAAAGGAGAATGAAAACAATGACTCGTAAAAGACTCTTTTCGTTCCTGCTCTTTTTCACTCTGCTGATTATTCTGGTTGCGGCAGTGGCTCAGACGCAGGTGCAGAGACCGAAGGCAAACTTCGTTGACCGTATTTCCGCCGTGCTGGAAAAGGCCGGCTGCCCGCTTTCTCAGCGCCAGCTCGATGCGATTGCAAAGATCACGCCCGGACCGGACGCCCGTGGCGCCATGCAAAAGATTCTGAGCGATGACCAGAAAAAAGCCCTGCAAAGCGCGCTGAAACAGCAAAGAACGGGGCTTCAACTGAGAGGGATGGCGCAGAGACTAAAAGCAGCGGGTATCCCGCTCACCGATGACCAGATCGCCAAGATAAAAGCGCTCAAACTCGGCGAAGGAAAGGGCGCTCTCCAGTCCATCCTCACCGCCGATCAGGTGAACGCGCTGAAAAAGGGAGCAGGATTGAAACGTGAGCGTCTGGTTATTGGCGGGATCGCCGTGCAGCTCAAAAAAGCCGGATATCCGCTCTCCGTAAGACAAATAGCACAAATCAAGAATTTGGTAAAAGGAGCAAAATCCCGCGACGCACTCATGAACATCCTCACTGCAGAGCAGAAAGTCGCGCTCAAGAAGCCTTTCGTGGACAGGCTGGCAGCAAGATTAAAAGCTGCCGGACAGCCGCTTTCTGATGAGCAATTGAAATCCATCAATGCTATTATGCCTGGTAAAAACGCCCGTGAGCAGGTGAAAGCTATCCTGACTTCCGAACAGGTTTCCGCCCTGAAAAAAAGTATCAGCGAAGCCGCGCCGAGCACAGGAACTACAGATAAAGCGACTGCGGCAGGTGAAACGCCCAGGGTGTTCAATGCTCTTAAACCGAATTATCCCAACCCGTTCAACCCCAGCACCACAATCGAGTACAGTATCGTCCAGCCGGGGAATGTCCGGGTGCAGATCTTCGGCATCAACGGCCAGCTCATCTCCACCCTGGTGGACTCCTACCAGGCTGCGGGCTGGCACAGCGCCACCTGGAACGCCGGGAACCTCGCCGGAGGCATGTATATCTGCACTGTCACTTCCGGCGGTTTCACCCAGTCAAGGAAAATGACCCTGCTGAAATAACACCTCTTTAATAAACTTCCAGCGATAAAAAACAAATAGGAGGGGGATTTGTCCCCTCCTTTTGCATTATTATCCATTGTAAATGATATAGTAAAAAAGGAAATTTTACCTTCTACTCAGCTTTTTTAACCTCACCCCCTGTCCCCCTCTCAGCCAGGAGAGGGGGTAACTCATTATGCGCCTTGTTCTTACCATCTCATAACTCCGGGGTCCCCGCAAGTGCTTGCACTTGTGGGGTGGATAGAGAGGGTGGCCGAAGGCCGGGCGAGGTTATCGTCAATTCAGAGAGCTTTTTCATACTTTTTGCCGGATCATCATCCCTCATCCTTCATCCTTGTCTTTTACAGCCCCCCGATCGGAAGCTGTCCCACGGAATACGGGACAAAAACCCCCGCTTTCAGATTCTTAATCGCAGCGTCTATGACCGCCTGCCCGCCTTTCATGCAGAAGAGGCCGTGCCCCGGAAAGAGGCTGTCGATGCCGAGACCGCCCAGACGGGGAAGGCTCGCGTGGTAATCAAGCAGGTTCGACCCCGGATAGTTGAGGAGGCCGAGGACTCCACCCCAGAAGAACATATCGCCGTCGAACATGCACCTGAGACCGTCCAGTTCCATGAGGTAGCATACCGAATCGGGCGAATGGCCGGTTATGTTCAGCGCGGTGATATGGACTCCCCCGATATCGAATTCTTCGGCGTCGCTGACTGCATGATCCACCGGGCAGTGTATATAGAAGTAGTCGGGAGCGTAGAGGCCGCAGGCTTTGGCGTCGTTTACCCAGAGTTCCTCGTCATTCCCCTGTTCGAGCATGTACTTTCCGACATTCCCACTGATCCATACCTGGCACCCGAACCGGTCTTTGAGCGCCTTTGCCCCACGGGCATGGTCGGTATGGTGGTGGGTCAGGAGAATGTGGCTGATTTTCTTCGGATTGAATCCTTCCGCTTTGATGGAACCGATAAGGCCCTCGGTGTCGTAGCCGTTTCCCGCATCGATGAGAAAGATCCCCTTCGGCCCTTTGATCAGGTAAATATGGCAGTCGCCGCCTTCGGTCAGCCCCAGGGGGGTGTCGCCGACCAGGTAGATTGATGGTGTAATCCGCATGGCTGTTCCTCCGCTGAAAGTGAAAAAATTGTGTGGTTTATGTCGAAATATAACATGTATCTTACAACGAAGAAAGTAAGTATCATACGAATCAGTGGTACAGACAATATTCAAAATATACTTTTTAACAACGGAGGCTGTTTGATATGATTTATTCCGTTATTAAACTAAAGAGCGCCGCCTGGCTCTTATCCATTATAATTGCCTTCTCTTCTCCTTGCCTTGCCCAGAAGAAACCAACTGTCCCGGATATCAGCACCACCATCGCAGAGGACATTTCCGATTTCACATGGGCGCGGGTCTCATTTCGTATAAAACCGCCAACTAAAGAAGCGATCCTCTGGTTCTACGCCTATCAGTACTATGACAATTCCCTCCCGCTCCGTATCGAGGTGAACGGACACGCGGCGGCGTACAACTCGGAAAAAGGGAAGGGCAAGTTTATCTGGCATAAAACCAACATTCCGGCTAATTACTTTTCCCCGGGAGTCAACCGGATTGTTTTCAGAACCGATTCATCGGCAACAAATTCCTGGGCAATAGGGGCGGAATGGGCGGAAAACCCCCGGGGCAGCGCCAAATCCTCCAACCGCGGCAAAAGCTGGTACACCGCCAATCTCGGGTATAACTACAGCCTGGTGGGAAATTATGCCGTCCGCCTGACCGATGGCGGAGGAAATGCGCTGGCAGTGACTCTTCTCGAGCCGGAAAAAGGAAAAAGGCCTGTTGCACGAGCTTTCTCGCCGAAAGTTGATCCATTTCCCGCCGGGAAAGGACAATTTGAGGCATTTTCTTTTGAACGGTCCTTTTCCGGGAAAGAACTGTTTGACTGTCCGCGCGACACGCACATTGAAACAGACGGGAATCTCCCGATTTTCCGGCTCAAGCGCGGCGAGTTGATCAAGGACGAGGACGGCAACGCCCAGTTCAACATCGACCGCACTGCCTTCGAGCGAACAGATTCCCTCAAAGTGCCCTGGTGGCTCGGAGAGCAGGTGACCGACACCGTGTGGATAAAAAAAGTGCTGGAATTGAAAAATCCGGAGACTGATAAAGCCGCCCTGATGTTCTTTTACGAGATTCAGGCCCATTATCCGCGAAAAGGCGGCTACTGGAGCGTCGAGGGCGGCTCGCAGTCGCCGCTCCATGTCATCATCAACGGAACCGAGCTTCCCCCGATCAAACCGGACATCGGATACCGCAACCGTACCGAAGACTGGCGTCAGGTGGACTTTCCGCCCGGTCTCCTGAAGAAGGGCATCAACACTGTGGTCATGCACGCAGAAAAAGGCGGAGACTGGCGGTTTGCATACGAGAATTCCGTCTCTCCCAACCGGAGCGCACGGAGCATGGACGGCGGAAAAACCTGGGACTACAACCGCCTCGGCGAAAACCGTAACGAAAACGGCGAATACCTGGTTCGTTTTCTCCTGGACCGCTGTCATGAACAGGGAATGGTCTGGTCGGCGTCAATCGCCCTCTGGGAGAAAGACGGGAAGGGTTTTCTCACGCCTGTGAAGAATCTCGAAGTATCCGTTACTCTCGAAGGCGAGACTCCGGCGGGCGCTATGTTCCGGCCGCAGGTCAGGTTCGGGACGACGCCGGTTCCCGGGGAGGATTCCTGGACTGACTGGGGAGAACCTTCCTACGGGAAGAATCTTACCATGCAGGTTCCCGGACAGGATTTCCGGTACATGCAGTGGCGCGCAGTTCTCAGCACACGTTCGCTGAAAATTACGCCGCGGCTGACCGGAGTCCGCCTCATAGTAAAGGGAGAGCGCGGAACCTTCCCGGACGGGAAATATGTGACCCTTTCCTCCCTCGACAACCCGCCGCTAAGGCTGGGAAGCCTGGAAAGGAAGTATGATTCTTATGGCAACGAGATTCTCAGGGAGCTTCGGGAAAGGTATCATCTCGACGATGTGGTGAAAGACGGGCGCACAGAGCTGGAAAAACTGGCACTCCTTGCTTCCTGGGTCCATGAGTCCCGTTTTTCATCGGCGAAAGAGGGAGAACAGCACCGCAGTAAAAACGGCATCGATAGCCGCACCACACACTGGGCGCCCAACAACGCGCTCTGGGCTTTGAACATGTTCAGCCGCGGTTACGGCCACCTGGACAGACGGTTCGGCTCTCACTGTCATGATTACAACAGCGCTTTTGTGGGCTGCTGCGAGGCGCTCGGATTTGTCGCCCGCCCGCTCATCATGACCCGTGCGGAATCAGCGCTCGGAGGTCACAGTTTCCCCGAAGTCTGGTCCAACGAATTCAACCGGTGGATTTTAGTCGACGCTTACGTGAACGCTTATTATCTCCGTGATGACGGCGTCCCGGCCAACACCATGGAAATCCACGAAGCGCAATTCGATTCCACCCTATTCAAGCGCATCTCCACCTTCCAGATGGACCGTATCTCTTCTCCTGCCCGGAAAGCCGCCGGGGACGCCTACAAACCCCAGGTGAAGGAATGCCCGCGCGGGTATGAATCCTTCGGCATCTGGCTCCGCTCCGATCTCATGAATGAACCGGCGCCCTATCCAATCTGGGACGGCGTCCACTCATTCCGCTGGGATGGCCGTCTCTGGTACGACGATCCGCGCGCGCAGTCATTCGCCGAATTCAGCCGCTACTCGAACCGTGCGGACGACCTGTACTTTTCTGTGAACCAGTGTTTCATCAATCCGGAATACCGGGGAGGCGACTTGGTGGTTATCAGGCTCTCACATACCATGCCCAATTTCCGGTGCTATGAGGTGCGGTTCGACCGCCGGGGGGAATGGACTGAATACCGGAGCGATTTCCCGGTCAAACTGCATAAAGGGGAAAATGTCATTGAAATCCGGCCGGTCAATCTCTGGGGAATAAAGGGCGCCGCAAGCACGGTGACAATGTCGAATAAGCTGCCGGGGTAATTCAGAAATACGGATATGTCGTTAAGTAAGCTAAGGTGATCATCCGAAAGGTTAATCCCCCCTGCCCCCCTTATTAAGGGGGGAAAGAGAAAATTGTTACTTTTACTGTGTAAACATTTATTAGGATTTGACAGAACCCTCTCCCTATATTCCCCCCTTAATAAGGGGGGCAGGGGGGATATTTAAAGACGCAGAAGCACACAATTTCTAACATTTACTGTATTTTGCTGACTTAACGACATACCCGTATTCAGAAATTGATCTGGTCGTCGCTCATAACCCGCTCATCCCCGGTCAGCTCGAATACCTGTTTCATCAGCTCGACATCGTGGGGGGTCTGCTTGACATCGCGGCGGGCAAACATCCGCTTCTGGGTGGTGACCACCTGGTCAAAGCCGATTTCGGTCACCTGGCCGACACTCCGGGCGTAGTTGGTGAAACAGGGCACATTGGTTGTCACCGTGCCGTAAATCATGCTGCACGCTCCGACTATCTTTCCGGTAAAGAAAGAGGTGTTGACCGCCGATTTAACGAAATCCCCGATGATTGACCCTAAGAACTGCATACCTGTTTCCACCCGCTTTCCCCGGTAGTACACCCGCACTTTTCCATAGGTGTTCTTGAGGTCGCTGGTCGAACTTCCCGCGCCGAGATTCACCCACTGGCCCACCCAGGAATGCCCGAGGAAGCCGTGGTGCTGTTTGTTCGAGTGCGATTCGATGACCGTCGCTTCCACCTCGCCGCCGATCTTGCACCCTTCGCCGATGGAGGTTTTGTCCTTGATGGCTGAATGTTCGATAATTTTTGTTCCCTTCCCGATATGTACGGGGCCTTCGAGATAGTTGAAGTGCATGATCTTCACTCCGCTGTCGATTACCACCGGCCCCTTTTCGGTATCCACCGCCACGGTAGGAGCCATGTCCACGGTGTCCTCCAGAAATACATTCTTCTGTATCTCACGGTACCGGCCTCTCGAGATGAGGTAATCCAGGTTGGATGGGAAAATGCGGAGATGGGTTTCGACAATCTGGTGAGGCCAGTCGATGGTGCGGAACAGCTCCCGCTCGAGGGGAAGCCCCTGCTCAAGCAGGAGAGAGCCGATGGTTTGGGACGAAACATCCGGCCCGAGATTTTTTCCCGCCGGAATAAGCGCGGCGGCGACCCGGTTTCCGCTTGTGGTAATGAATGGATCATTCGAGGCGAGAAGATCGCGAATGGTCTTATTGTAGGAAATATCCGGCTCGATCGAGGCATTCAAGAAAAGTATGGGTGATTCGTCGGAAGGCTTGGCGTCGGGTGCGCCGTTGTTAAAAAAATGTTTGCGGCGGAGAGTAAACAAGGGGACATCGAGAGATTTCACCAGATCGAAAAGGGTAAGCGAGCCGACATGCAGCTCGTAGAGCGGCCGGAACAGCCCGACCGGGCGGAGATTGTCGCATTGATTATCCTCGAAGAGAACGATATTCATTTAACCTCCCGGAAAAAGTCATGCTTTACTCCACTGTCACGCTTTTAGCCAGGTTCCTGGGGCGGTCTACATCACACCCCCGCGCCACCGCCATGTGGTAGGCCAGAAGCTGAAGCGGGATAACTCCTAGCACCGGCACCAGCGGATCCAGGGTCGCAGGAATACGAATGATGTCCTCCGCAAGGGTGTCCAGACTCGTGCAATGCTCACGGACCACTGCGATGATCCTTCCACCGCGGGCGCGGATTTCATTCACATTGGATACTATTTTGTCAAGAATCCTGCTCTGGGCGGCAAGCACCACAACCGGCATATTTTTATCTATCAGGGCGATGGGGCCATGCTTCAATTCAGCGGCGGGGATTCCCTCGGCGTGAATATAGGATATTTCCTTGAGCTTGAGCGCACCTTCAAGAGCCAGCGGGTATTCATACAGACGGCCGATGTAGAGAAAATTGGAGAAATGGAGGTATTTCTCCGCGATGGATTTGATGGAATCGCTCAGTTTCAGGGTCTCCTCCATCTGCTCGGAGAGCTTACGGAGGGCGTCGATGAAAATGAGTCCGTCCCGGAGGGGCATGTTCCTCATGCGGCTGGCCTGAAGGGCAAGGAGGGCAAGCACTACCACCTGGCTGGTGAACGCCTTGGTTGAGGCTACCCCGATCTCCGGCCCGGCGTGCAGGAACACTCCCTGCCCGCACTCACGGGCGATGGAGCTTCCCACCGCATTCACAATTCCCATGACCGGCGTTCCGAGACGCTTGGCCTCGCGAATCCCGGCCAGTGTGTCCGCCGTCTCCCCCGACTGGCTTATGGCAATGACCAGCGCTCCCGGATCGATTGCCGGATTGGCATACCGGAATTCGGCGGCGTAGCAGACTTCGGTGGGAATCCGCGCCATGCCTTCGAACAGGTATTTCCCTATCAGTCCGGCATGCCAGCTTGTCCCGCAGGCAATGATCTTGAGGCGTTTTGCCTTGAGCAGGAGGCTCTCGTCGATGCCTCCGAGATGAATTGTGCCTTCACTCTGCCAGATACGGCCGCGCATGGCGTCGAGTACGGTCTGGGGCTGTTCGTGGATTTCCTTCTCCATGAAATGGGTGTAGCCTCCCAGCTCCACTGCTTTTAGGTCGAAGGTTATCTGCTCAATTTCCTTGACTGTGGGAGTCTCATCCAGCCGGAAACTTTCGAACCCGTCTCCCCGGAGGACTGCGCATTCGTTGTCGTCCAGGTACACCACAGAGCGGGTATAGGGGATTATTGCGGAAGGGTCGCTGGCCGCAAGGGTAAAATCCGGCCCGCGGCCGATGACCAGGGGGCTGC from Candidatus Latescibacter sp. encodes the following:
- a CDS encoding PD-(D/E)XK nuclease family protein, with translation MNLTIFAGPDPEANLDALLKRTPLRLGPVCAVVPDSGSVAALERKLAVLSGNGFTGHRVYTMEGLALAILSQAGVAAEMIDPPVKRALAGELAASRIGRSSYYSTIAGYPGFINTILLYLADIRSTDKTFIRAREIEAVAAAYDVHLKRLRAADHEGVVMMALSDDRAERFSQGFGGPLIAHGFYDLTERQFQFISRLMAGFSRSAVSIPDDPSRPQLFDLPGKLRSRLEELGGRVVRVDSKKEGGTGVVVRGFRGGTWTGTVTPGDVQIHTFRSEEAEAGWIAGFIRDKIARGIWEHHDIMIVARSRPGYGTPLDIALRKNGIQVEGGVRRPLSTHPVVRVVLDAIQSSIHPDDDELAAGVLSSQYTGDRTRKTGTPAGPETDDRGWSCMLADIDSPEGFISSVKRMIEWLNIRNNLDGGGDPECALSEAAAFERLKELLDAFARFYSPLRKMVKVTELHRLLVLFLRDAFIIEQPCAGKGVLLADVNHARYATRRIVFLTGLDNRPFAGRQGGFSLHDPVYAREMLKHAESEDSLLFYLSMHGAEQLFLTFPGIDNEGGDPAVSPYLREIRGNTASWCLNAFHRGVPGAAWEGGYCDRRGRDEQIIRAMKANPELAPVILAGQRRRDQSAAARLELSLAVWSRMQKEPELILESPALLESVSREWGGGRVYSVSELEEYASCPVRFFLARILRLRVDRETIGEVEASDRGILIHEILARFYRRCISLGRAGFSRDELNDMKSLIREISGQVFAEKADAFAGLHPVVMLAEKKFLLAWMEYFLENEAEYFSSAPFRPFFLETGFGLESFSCATPYPPLRLEKGSDLVLVSGRIDRIDIDANETPPRIRIIDYKTGDCKASLSDLVSGKALQAPLYLKAATEQIVPGSSIHDGVFYNLREMAHVCYKAERKPVTGDDWAEYIRMACESAHTSVGRIRRGEYPPGECRDSRWCDFRLLCRGGREISGEESEYADS
- a CDS encoding UvrD-helicase domain-containing protein, with amino-acid sequence MPIRDLDSEQKLAATSQADEVAVCSGAGSGKTRVLVGRYLYLVNSEQISLSEIAAITFTNKAADQMKARIAQKALELAEQYPDTAALWHETAEKIYSAPISTIHAFCNNILRAYPVQAGVDPQFEILDDTFSSRFQAEALSGFLKSRLDEDPERIGILVRALGFQGLRRILTQLLSRRVEVVKWLDVHGVPSPEILRSQYRQFILKNLESFETRLRDFHAIRPGEDSLSSMLPDILEGSVQIREMVENDRVDEAFLREVIALIPPKLPRLNKKIKDAWTDQGISAEQVKGGIREYLEFLDLVSSYYRQEKDITPLVVSCLIEEYVKLDEHFLRLKKSQSYLDHDDTLIETWRLLRRHADVCRKVSGSFKHILVDEFQDTDSLQLDILRMIAGNSSAKLFTVGDPKQSIYRFRGADVAVFNAFTARPSVDFKPLKVNYRSTPVIIGFINHTFGRIMGRDDPENPFDAVYSDMKSYRKGNDHCSPVEIVVFDAGNADACRSLEGDFIAAKAEELRETYGYSCGQMALLLRKGTQTGRYEEAFLRRGIPFVNLAGGNPLASPEACDIANLLGWLSHPEDQVLFTAVLLSPLCGLDADVLYGLRLLAGKSGSLADAFLTEDISREEWSQGKDISRIREILGNLLAFRDRKTIRELLEMAFGETGYTLTLLADPLRGEMSLAILDLILRTADNFEAKGGKLREFASLLKSGEMRTDSVETLEVRGDALSIITIHKAKGMEYKVVFLADSASRTRNNPHPFVFHDELGPGFSYRTLSGKTVRMMTSAVASELEKRKELAESKRLFYVACTRAEDYLFITGKKPSKNGDPWYEKDNWLGWLESALSLSPEGEPGPDSPGDLFTCRVITDHKEKKPDRRSDTWQSILDAGKDVPTPNLPADLLFSPVLPLRYKGKPDTLSPTQVMDYLKCPALYLFKHIYGLDPFLHREHGESLGFEYGILAHRALERWDYRTGNLLPAIVDELAERELTPELRNSLKDHLGRFIGSDLCRVIAGAEELRKEEPFAFVHDDVLVRGTMDLKVRTGDRVMIIDFKTDAALPEDVEDLVHRYQVQMEIYALAVWYAEDILPSRLILHFLTPGLTRDIPCFEESIAGISQLLTKTIASLDAGDFSPNRTERCTFCSSYSLCRICFR
- a CDS encoding T9SS type A sorting domain-containing protein, yielding MTRKRLFSFLLFFTLLIILVAAVAQTQVQRPKANFVDRISAVLEKAGCPLSQRQLDAIAKITPGPDARGAMQKILSDDQKKALQSALKQQRTGLQLRGMAQRLKAAGIPLTDDQIAKIKALKLGEGKGALQSILTADQVNALKKGAGLKRERLVIGGIAVQLKKAGYPLSVRQIAQIKNLVKGAKSRDALMNILTAEQKVALKKPFVDRLAARLKAAGQPLSDEQLKSINAIMPGKNAREQVKAILTSEQVSALKKSISEAAPSTGTTDKATAAGETPRVFNALKPNYPNPFNPSTTIEYSIVQPGNVRVQIFGINGQLISTLVDSYQAAGWHSATWNAGNLAGGMYICTVTSGGFTQSRKMTLLK